The Nitrospira sp. CR1.1 genome has a segment encoding these proteins:
- the pseI gene encoding pseudaminic acid synthase: MLEIHIQGRVVGKSSSPFIIAEMSGNHNQSLDRAMAIVEAVARSGAHALKLQTYTADTMTLDVREGEFFISDPQSLWRGHSLYELYQKAYTPWEWHEPIFQRCRELGLIVFSTPFDSTAVDFLERLEAPCYKIASFENSDLPLIRRVAKTGKPLILSTGMASLSDIEEAVSAARNAGCRELLLLKCTSSYPASPEHSHLLTIPHMRATFDCPVGLSDHTLGIGAAVASVALGAVAIEKHVTLQRSDGGVDADFSLEPGELASLVNETSRAWQALGSVTYGVLDEERPSLVFRRSLYVARDMKAGERFTPETLRIVRPGMGLPPKFYDVLIGRSVAKNVKKGTAVTWELVR, translated from the coding sequence ATGTTAGAGATCCACATACAAGGGCGAGTTGTGGGTAAGAGCTCGTCGCCATTCATCATTGCGGAGATGTCTGGAAACCATAACCAGTCTCTTGATCGTGCAATGGCCATTGTTGAAGCGGTCGCTCGTTCGGGGGCGCATGCCCTGAAATTGCAGACGTATACCGCAGATACCATGACCCTTGATGTCCGTGAGGGGGAGTTCTTTATCTCAGACCCGCAAAGCCTGTGGCGGGGACATTCGTTGTATGAGCTGTATCAGAAGGCGTATACGCCGTGGGAATGGCATGAGCCGATTTTCCAGCGATGCCGTGAGTTGGGGTTGATCGTGTTCAGTACTCCGTTCGATTCCACGGCGGTGGACTTCCTGGAGCGATTGGAAGCGCCCTGCTACAAGATCGCCTCTTTTGAGAATAGCGACCTTCCGTTAATCCGCAGGGTTGCTAAGACCGGCAAGCCCCTGATTCTATCTACGGGGATGGCCAGCCTTTCTGACATCGAGGAGGCGGTATCCGCCGCTCGCAACGCCGGATGTCGAGAACTCCTGTTGCTCAAATGCACAAGCAGCTATCCCGCCTCGCCGGAGCATAGCCATCTGCTGACCATTCCCCATATGCGGGCGACGTTCGATTGCCCGGTCGGCTTGTCCGATCATACGCTAGGAATTGGCGCCGCAGTGGCAAGCGTGGCGCTTGGCGCGGTGGCCATCGAGAAGCACGTGACCTTACAACGCAGTGACGGAGGGGTTGACGCAGACTTCTCCTTGGAGCCCGGAGAACTGGCCAGTTTGGTGAATGAGACGAGTCGCGCGTGGCAGGCGTTGGGATCAGTCACCTACGGAGTTCTCGATGAAGAGCGGCCTTCCCTGGTGTTCCGGCGCTCATTATATGTTGCGCGGGATATGAAGGCAGGGGAACGGTTCACTCCCGAAACGCTCCGCATTGTGCGGCCAGGAATGGGGCTTCCGCCTAAATTCTACGACGTCCTTATAGGGAGGTCGGTCGCCAAAAATGTGAAGAAGGGGACGGCCGTGACGTGGGAGTTGGTGAGGTAA
- a CDS encoding FkbM family methyltransferase, which produces MSFPARRMSSVRDFQPSESVDSPMVSFDHALELLLDAEDLVIADVGAAYGLPWYLQVLDEWATLCLFEPNAARAEELRKAYKKSNRRKKAHVFETALSASGGERVLYETNVPTGSSLLKPGSDALNEFGDPSYFFPIHAHRIQTRRLDDVLNEAGIQQVDFLKLDVQGAEIEVLHGLGERLRQSTLGVELEVGLPGGYLEQPSMGEVDEFLRSRGFTLFDLRPVRLHRPVHGDRTYYPRQVFGVHESSTSLSKRIWEVDALYFRGAEHLLKAGDRSGLRKLVVLYCAYGFFAEAHYLLTRVMEDHILPSPEAEGLRNAVMAWHRHRHYSMKESPRGWTIREFVSSWRNRLSRLFYRPRSSTWLVNE; this is translated from the coding sequence ATGAGCTTTCCCGCGCGAAGGATGTCATCAGTCAGGGATTTTCAACCCAGCGAGTCAGTTGATTCACCAATGGTCTCTTTCGATCACGCGCTCGAACTTCTTCTCGATGCAGAGGATCTCGTCATTGCGGATGTGGGGGCGGCCTACGGGTTGCCCTGGTATCTTCAGGTGCTGGACGAGTGGGCTACCCTGTGTCTGTTTGAACCGAACGCGGCGCGGGCCGAAGAGTTGCGAAAGGCATACAAGAAATCAAATCGCCGGAAGAAGGCTCATGTATTTGAAACGGCCTTGTCCGCATCGGGTGGCGAGCGAGTCCTGTACGAGACGAATGTTCCAACCGGGAGTTCCCTGCTGAAGCCTGGTAGCGATGCACTCAATGAATTTGGTGATCCATCATATTTTTTCCCCATTCATGCGCATAGGATTCAGACCCGTCGCCTGGATGACGTCTTGAATGAGGCCGGTATTCAACAAGTTGATTTTCTTAAATTAGATGTTCAGGGGGCAGAGATCGAAGTGCTGCATGGTTTGGGGGAACGGCTTCGACAGTCGACCCTGGGCGTCGAGCTGGAAGTGGGGCTTCCCGGTGGCTATCTTGAGCAACCGTCAATGGGGGAGGTAGACGAGTTTCTCCGTTCTCGCGGGTTTACGTTGTTCGACCTGCGTCCCGTTCGGTTACATCGGCCGGTGCACGGTGACCGTACCTATTACCCTCGGCAAGTTTTCGGAGTGCACGAAAGTTCCACGAGTCTGTCCAAACGAATTTGGGAAGTTGATGCCTTGTATTTTCGTGGAGCGGAACATCTCCTAAAAGCTGGCGACAGATCTGGCTTGCGCAAGCTGGTTGTCTTGTATTGTGCGTATGGGTTCTTTGCCGAAGCACACTATCTCCTGACGCGTGTGATGGAGGACCATATTCTTCCGAGCCCTGAAGCCGAGGGCTTACGCAATGCGGTAATGGCCTGGCATCGCCATCGGCACTATTCCATGAAGGAGTCTCCGCGAGGATGGACGATCAGGGAGTTCGTTTCCTCATGGAGGAATCGTCTGTCCCGGCTGTTCTATCGCCCCCGGAGCTCGACCTGGTTGGTCAATGAATAG
- a CDS encoding NAD-dependent epimerase/dehydratase family protein — translation MTSQAFCDSRILITGGLGFIGSTLAMKLVDLGADVTVVDSLIPEYGGNLSNTSGYESRLHINISDVRDEHSMRYLVQGKDYLFNLAGQTSHMDSMQDPSTDLEINCRAQLSILEACRRYNPRVKIVFASTRQIYGKPDSLPVAEDHLLRPVDVNGINKMAGEWYHILYNNVYDLRACALRLTNTYGPRMRIKDARQTFLGIWVRQVIQGNAFDVWDGHQVRDFTYVDDAVEAFLLAAASDAANGQVFNLGGEAVISLKSLAELLVKVSGSGAYALKTFPSDRKKIDIGDYYSNFDRIRSMLGWEPRVPLSDGLARTVAFYRQHLAQYL, via the coding sequence GTGACGAGTCAGGCATTCTGCGATAGTCGCATTCTGATCACGGGTGGCCTGGGATTTATCGGCTCGACACTCGCGATGAAACTAGTGGACCTTGGGGCCGATGTCACGGTCGTTGATAGCCTGATTCCCGAGTATGGCGGCAACTTGTCGAATACAAGCGGGTACGAGTCGCGGTTGCACATTAATATTTCCGATGTGCGTGACGAGCATAGCATGCGGTATCTGGTGCAGGGAAAGGACTATCTGTTTAATCTGGCGGGTCAGACGAGTCATATGGACTCTATGCAAGATCCCTCGACGGACCTGGAAATTAATTGCCGTGCCCAGCTGTCCATTCTGGAGGCCTGCAGAAGATACAACCCGCGTGTGAAGATCGTCTTCGCCAGCACTCGGCAGATCTATGGGAAGCCTGATTCGCTCCCCGTGGCCGAAGATCATTTATTGAGGCCTGTGGACGTCAACGGGATCAATAAGATGGCCGGAGAGTGGTATCACATTTTATACAACAACGTGTACGATCTCCGCGCGTGCGCGTTGCGTCTGACCAATACCTACGGACCCAGGATGCGGATAAAAGACGCCCGCCAGACCTTTCTCGGCATCTGGGTTCGACAGGTGATTCAAGGCAATGCCTTCGATGTGTGGGATGGCCACCAGGTAAGAGACTTTACGTATGTCGATGACGCGGTGGAGGCATTTCTGTTGGCGGCTGCGAGCGATGCGGCTAATGGGCAAGTGTTCAATCTTGGGGGGGAGGCCGTCATCAGTTTAAAGAGTTTGGCCGAGTTGCTTGTGAAGGTCAGTGGTTCCGGCGCCTATGCACTGAAGACCTTTCCCAGCGATCGGAAGAAGATCGATATCGGCGACTATTATTCAAACTTCGACAGGATCCGTTCCATGCTGGGATGGGAGCCTAGAGTGCCATTGTCCGATGGGCTGGCTCGTACCGTGGCCTTCTATCGCCAGCATCTCGCACAGTACCTATGA
- a CDS encoding ATP-binding cassette domain-containing protein, producing the protein MNSDDPVKPGVIGRGKALVGLLSYSFRQFPILFLATLLSLLSVGLELAAMMSLFPVTHLASGDDIAADSRWRWLMDAVGAPSTLRSFLLLFLGLMTTRLLTDTAASLTVSHVYRDLIAHFSSRAFKAFVQGLSFRDVQKNTIGYYISLAGDEANRASQIVMSVSRLVPVMALAGLYWLAITVKSPWTGGGVSLFIAIAGVALLGSFRRSHQLGTEQQLQSRILNTHFVECLNSLRTIRAYNAEGFVSTRYADMIGTYVWTCFKVDALKDLARTGPSLVLVFGAAVGAALLLGNGSFTDRYADFVVLAILLLRFFPLLGQSLDIFMRTVSDLMAGEEVTRAMSLVAALESTPAEVGIQLDKGISSIEFESVGFRYHRAKPVIDHLNARFERGQSYALIGPSGAGKSTLIDLLLKLYAPTEGRILVNGGDLAGISSFSVRQHVGVVEQQVPLFHDSILHNLTLGVSIDREVVRHACEIACLNDVIARLPQGEETVLHYQGSNLSGGQRQRLGIARAVLRRPEVLVLDESTAALDHDIRERVVTNLIEEFRDRILLFVTHDRGIASRVSQVLDLARLTQAPICSGRQPGGVTTSPSTKVNSAAE; encoded by the coding sequence ATGAATAGTGATGATCCCGTCAAGCCCGGAGTGATTGGCCGGGGCAAGGCCTTGGTGGGACTTCTTTCGTATTCGTTTCGCCAGTTCCCCATCCTGTTTCTTGCGACCCTCCTTTCCCTCCTTTCTGTTGGTCTTGAATTGGCGGCCATGATGAGTTTGTTCCCGGTTACCCACTTGGCCTCCGGTGATGACATTGCTGCAGACAGTCGATGGCGATGGCTTATGGATGCCGTCGGCGCCCCATCGACCCTTCGCTCGTTCCTGCTCCTGTTCCTCGGCCTCATGACGACGAGGCTGCTCACTGATACCGCTGCGAGCCTGACGGTGAGTCATGTGTATCGGGATCTGATCGCACATTTTTCATCCCGTGCGTTCAAGGCATTCGTGCAGGGATTAAGCTTCCGCGACGTCCAGAAGAATACCATCGGCTATTACATTAGCCTCGCGGGCGACGAAGCGAACCGGGCTAGTCAGATCGTGATGTCGGTGAGTCGATTGGTGCCAGTCATGGCGCTTGCCGGACTCTATTGGCTGGCGATCACCGTGAAGTCACCATGGACAGGCGGGGGCGTGTCACTCTTTATTGCCATCGCAGGGGTGGCACTGCTGGGATCATTCCGTCGCTCGCATCAACTGGGGACGGAGCAGCAACTGCAATCGCGGATTCTGAACACGCATTTTGTAGAATGTTTGAATTCCCTGCGAACGATTCGGGCCTACAATGCCGAAGGCTTTGTTTCGACACGCTATGCGGACATGATTGGCACGTACGTGTGGACGTGCTTCAAGGTGGATGCCCTCAAGGACCTGGCACGGACAGGGCCTTCATTGGTGTTGGTGTTTGGAGCGGCTGTTGGCGCCGCTCTCCTACTTGGTAATGGCAGCTTTACAGATCGCTATGCGGATTTCGTGGTTCTTGCGATCTTACTCCTGCGTTTCTTCCCGCTTCTTGGCCAGTCCCTCGACATCTTTATGCGAACGGTGTCTGATCTTATGGCAGGGGAGGAGGTCACCCGTGCGATGTCCCTCGTGGCGGCGCTTGAATCGACTCCCGCGGAGGTCGGCATCCAGCTGGATAAAGGGATTTCTTCCATTGAGTTTGAATCGGTCGGTTTTCGGTATCATCGTGCGAAGCCCGTCATTGATCACTTAAACGCCCGGTTTGAGAGGGGGCAGAGTTATGCCCTGATCGGACCGTCGGGAGCCGGAAAATCAACCCTGATCGATCTTTTGCTGAAGTTGTACGCCCCCACCGAAGGCCGGATTCTTGTGAATGGAGGTGATCTTGCGGGAATCAGCTCCTTTTCAGTGCGGCAGCATGTGGGGGTTGTCGAGCAGCAAGTTCCCTTGTTTCATGACTCAATTCTTCACAACCTGACTCTGGGCGTCTCCATCGATCGCGAGGTTGTGCGGCATGCCTGCGAGATTGCGTGCCTCAACGACGTGATCGCCCGGTTGCCTCAGGGGGAGGAGACCGTGCTGCACTATCAAGGAAGCAACCTGTCCGGCGGGCAACGCCAGCGTTTGGGTATTGCCCGTGCCGTGTTGCGGAGGCCGGAAGTTCTTGTGCTGGATGAAAGCACCGCCGCATTGGATCATGATATTCGTGAACGTGTGGTGACGAACTTGATTGAAGAATTTCGTGACAGGATTCTTCTGTTTGTTACGCACGATCGCGGGATCGCTTCCCGTGTGTCCCAGGTCTTGGACCTCGCGCGGCTCACTCAAGCGCCGATTTGCTCCGGGCGGCAACCCGGCGGAGTTACAACCAGCCCTTCAACTAAGGTGAACTCAGCGGCAGAATAG
- a CDS encoding exostosin yields the protein MMLKFFTDRAYLPAGLPHVTLLYPFWGTNPEPQGDPNTGRFDQLAERGRQFLSLTSLKDADVAILPFGWEHGAFSKEGIVLAEQLSQEAQAAGKPMALFFSSDSMKTLPNSRWLAFRTSVFRSRKSPNEFALPAWSEDFVDRYLQGESPVRPKRGKPVVGFCGFAPSRPMMLKRVALGVRDYWKAQSTGADTRGRYLRAAAVQVLEESSRVETNFVLRDRFLGGALSPTGEPDWHVLAQARKEYVENICGSDYVLCVRGAGNFSYRLYETLSCGRIPVFVDTDCLLPYHSSIAWKQHCVWVDQSELERLPEKITQFHDALTDQQFRDLQRSCREFWRTFLSPEGYFRNFYRHFHSREGEAASPN from the coding sequence ATGATGTTGAAGTTCTTCACGGATCGGGCGTATCTCCCGGCAGGGTTGCCGCATGTCACCCTGCTCTATCCGTTTTGGGGTACAAATCCCGAGCCTCAGGGTGATCCGAATACCGGCCGTTTTGATCAACTTGCCGAACGTGGTCGTCAGTTTCTCTCTCTCACTTCTTTGAAGGATGCCGATGTTGCAATACTCCCGTTTGGCTGGGAGCACGGTGCCTTCAGTAAAGAGGGGATTGTTTTGGCAGAACAATTGAGTCAGGAAGCACAGGCCGCAGGGAAGCCCATGGCACTATTTTTTTCGAGTGATTCCATGAAAACGCTGCCGAATTCCCGCTGGCTGGCCTTTCGCACCTCGGTGTTTCGATCACGGAAGTCTCCGAATGAATTTGCCTTGCCGGCGTGGAGTGAGGATTTTGTCGATCGATATCTCCAAGGTGAGAGCCCGGTTCGTCCCAAGCGAGGGAAGCCTGTCGTCGGTTTTTGCGGCTTCGCGCCATCCCGACCCATGATGCTGAAACGAGTTGCGCTGGGGGTGAGGGATTATTGGAAGGCTCAATCGACCGGCGCAGATACCAGGGGCCGGTACCTCCGGGCAGCGGCCGTGCAGGTACTGGAAGAAAGCTCTCGTGTAGAAACAAATTTTGTGCTAAGGGATCGATTTCTTGGAGGGGCGCTGTCGCCGACCGGAGAACCGGATTGGCATGTATTGGCGCAGGCTCGTAAAGAGTACGTGGAGAATATCTGTGGCAGTGACTACGTGCTCTGTGTCAGAGGCGCCGGAAACTTTTCCTACAGATTGTACGAAACACTCTCCTGCGGACGAATTCCTGTGTTTGTCGATACCGACTGTTTGTTACCATACCACTCGTCGATTGCCTGGAAGCAGCACTGTGTGTGGGTTGATCAAAGCGAGCTTGAGCGATTGCCTGAAAAGATTACACAATTTCATGATGCTTTGACAGACCAGCAATTTAGAGACCTGCAGAGAAGCTGTCGGGAGTTTTGGCGGACGTTTCTTTCTCCCGAGGGGTATTTTCGAAATTTCTACCGGCACTTTCATAGCCGGGAAGGAGAGGCGGCCAGCCCTAACTGA
- a CDS encoding methionyl-tRNA formyltransferase — MASCVIASSRVWRPQMTEEVVRRTGVACSLVTTKDALTSEYLSRLKPDYVFFPHWSYLVPQEIYEQFECVIFHMTDVPFGRGGSPLQNLIIRGVSETKVSALRCVAEVDAGPVYLKRPLSLQGTAQDIYSQASRLIEDMIVEILQTRPVPRPQEGTPVAFKRRKPSEGNLADLRTVQETYDVIRMLDAEGYPPAFLQVGKLRFEFSRAALREDRLRADVVITVVNDDK; from the coding sequence ATGGCGTCTTGCGTGATCGCGTCGAGTCGAGTATGGCGGCCACAGATGACCGAGGAAGTGGTTCGACGGACTGGTGTCGCCTGTTCGCTGGTCACCACGAAAGATGCGCTCACCAGCGAGTATCTCAGCCGGCTGAAGCCTGACTATGTGTTTTTTCCGCATTGGTCCTATCTCGTCCCGCAGGAGATTTATGAACAGTTTGAGTGTGTGATTTTTCACATGACAGATGTGCCTTTTGGTCGGGGCGGCAGTCCGCTTCAGAACCTCATTATCCGGGGGGTAAGTGAGACCAAAGTTTCCGCTCTGCGCTGCGTGGCAGAGGTGGATGCTGGCCCAGTCTATTTGAAGCGTCCCCTGTCTTTGCAGGGGACGGCGCAGGACATTTATTCCCAGGCGAGTCGTCTCATCGAGGACATGATCGTTGAGATCCTGCAGACTCGTCCAGTGCCAAGGCCGCAGGAGGGAACTCCGGTGGCTTTTAAACGGAGAAAACCATCAGAAGGGAATCTTGCCGATCTGCGGACGGTCCAAGAGACCTATGATGTCATCCGCATGCTGGATGCCGAAGGGTATCCGCCCGCGTTTCTCCAGGTCGGAAAATTGCGGTTTGAGTTTTCTCGCGCGGCGCTCAGGGAGGACCGGCTACGGGCGGATGTGGTGATTACGGTGGTCAATGATGACAAATAA
- the pseG gene encoding UDP-2,4-diacetamido-2,4,6-trideoxy-beta-L-altropyranose hydrolase, whose translation METAFDGAPAGRVAFRVDASMQVGIGHVMRCLALADVLRAQGVEVHFVCRALAGHMMDLIREWGFSVLHLRAPRSGEMVTDRRTKHAGWLEVDWSIDCTETIAALQAVGPIDWLIVDSYALDKAWEQMIGPKVRRVLVIDDLADRAHHCDVLLDQNYYHDPRLRYHDYLDGSSRLLAGPQYALLRQEFAALRATLGKRPTVLKRVLVFMGGADPTNETSKVLEAFDNPALAGLEVDVVIGASNPHRASIQERCAGRSKWRVHSHSRAFHRLMGDADLAIGAAGSAAWERCVLGLPSLMLAVADNQRHIGEAVASFGAGAYLGPSAEVSVSDIVASVEACMRDPGRLGVMRQAARKLVDGKGAQRVSLALFPRKLSIAVVSDKESWLNEFLPALIEWFRDQGHLVSWVHQVADIPPGDCAFYLSCGQLARPQVLARNTNNLVVHESSLPLGKGWAPLTWQLLEGKNEIPVLLLEAAEAVDAGDVYLADQLRFTGYELCGDLRREQARATLALCRRFVESYPWLLTDATVQRGESSYYPRRTPEDSRLNLDKTLREQFALLRVVDNDRYPAFFELDGHQYVVRIEHRRIPGGG comes from the coding sequence GTGGAGACAGCTTTCGATGGAGCGCCGGCAGGCCGGGTAGCATTTCGTGTCGATGCTTCCATGCAAGTTGGTATCGGGCATGTGATGAGGTGTCTAGCCTTAGCCGACGTATTGCGGGCTCAAGGGGTCGAGGTTCATTTTGTGTGTCGCGCTCTTGCGGGGCACATGATGGATCTCATCCGGGAGTGGGGCTTTTCGGTCCTTCACTTGCGTGCTCCCCGTTCCGGAGAAATGGTGACAGACCGTCGGACCAAACATGCTGGTTGGCTGGAGGTTGATTGGTCAATCGATTGCACGGAGACGATTGCCGCCCTCCAGGCGGTCGGTCCGATTGATTGGCTAATTGTGGACAGTTATGCCCTCGACAAAGCGTGGGAGCAGATGATTGGGCCGAAGGTGCGACGGGTCCTCGTGATCGATGATCTTGCTGACCGTGCGCATCATTGCGATGTGTTGCTCGACCAGAACTATTACCATGACCCTCGCCTGCGTTATCACGACTACCTTGACGGTTCCTCGAGACTGTTGGCGGGTCCGCAGTATGCTCTCCTGCGGCAAGAGTTCGCTGCCCTGCGCGCAACGCTCGGGAAGCGCCCCACTGTGCTTAAGAGGGTGCTTGTCTTCATGGGGGGCGCTGATCCCACCAACGAGACCTCGAAGGTTTTAGAAGCATTCGACAATCCGGCTCTTGCCGGCTTAGAGGTCGACGTCGTGATTGGGGCTTCGAACCCACACAGGGCATCGATTCAGGAGCGATGTGCAGGGCGCTCCAAATGGCGAGTGCATTCACATAGCAGAGCGTTTCACCGATTGATGGGCGATGCCGATCTGGCGATCGGTGCGGCGGGGTCTGCGGCATGGGAACGCTGCGTTCTCGGGCTGCCCTCTCTCATGCTTGCAGTGGCTGACAATCAACGCCACATTGGCGAGGCGGTTGCAAGTTTCGGGGCTGGCGCGTATTTGGGGCCCTCGGCAGAGGTGTCTGTTTCGGATATTGTAGCTTCAGTGGAAGCATGCATGCGTGATCCGGGTCGGTTGGGAGTCATGCGGCAAGCTGCGCGTAAGTTAGTGGATGGAAAAGGCGCGCAACGGGTCTCGTTGGCTCTGTTCCCACGGAAACTCTCGATCGCCGTCGTGTCGGACAAGGAAAGCTGGTTGAACGAATTCTTGCCGGCTCTTATTGAGTGGTTCAGAGATCAGGGACACCTCGTTTCGTGGGTTCACCAGGTCGCAGACATTCCCCCCGGGGATTGCGCGTTTTACCTAAGCTGCGGCCAACTCGCGCGCCCTCAGGTATTAGCGCGTAATACCAACAACCTTGTCGTTCATGAAAGCTCGTTGCCGTTAGGGAAGGGATGGGCCCCTCTCACGTGGCAACTTCTCGAAGGGAAAAACGAGATTCCCGTCTTGTTGCTTGAGGCCGCTGAGGCGGTTGACGCAGGGGACGTTTATCTTGCCGATCAGCTCAGATTTACTGGCTATGAACTATGTGGCGACCTTCGGCGGGAGCAGGCTCGCGCAACGCTTGCACTCTGCCGTCGTTTCGTGGAAAGTTACCCCTGGCTTCTGACTGACGCGACGGTCCAGCGAGGGGAGAGTAGTTATTATCCCCGAAGAACTCCAGAAGACAGCCGGTTGAATCTTGATAAAACGCTGCGGGAACAATTCGCCTTGCTGCGGGTTGTGGACAATGACCGCTATCCGGCTTTTTTTGAATTGGATGGGCATCAGTACGTTGTCCGAATTGAGCACCGACGAATCCCTGGGGGAGGCTAG
- a CDS encoding PIG-L family deacetylase encodes MTNKIGVICAHPDDEVLGCGGTMARLADSGHEVHVLVLGEGATSRSPLGHEEGKNHELDMLRRAALAAAKVLGAQSVAFGGFPDNRMDGMNLLDIVKRVERFLAERQIHTVMTHHRGDLNIDHQIVHRAVHTACRPLPGSTTQTLLCFEVPSSTEWSIAQPFHPNWHEDIEHTLARKLEALQCYEMEMRPWPHPRSYQGVEALARWRGASVGKQAAEAFELSRLVR; translated from the coding sequence ATGACAAATAAGATAGGTGTCATTTGTGCCCATCCCGACGATGAAGTCCTCGGGTGTGGCGGTACCATGGCGCGGCTGGCTGATTCCGGCCACGAGGTGCATGTCCTGGTACTTGGGGAGGGGGCGACTAGCCGTAGTCCTTTGGGCCATGAAGAGGGGAAGAATCATGAACTCGATATGCTGAGACGGGCCGCTCTTGCCGCGGCCAAGGTGCTCGGCGCGCAGAGTGTTGCGTTTGGAGGGTTTCCAGACAATCGGATGGATGGGATGAATTTGCTGGATATCGTCAAGCGCGTAGAACGGTTTCTCGCGGAGAGACAGATTCATACGGTGATGACCCACCACCGCGGGGATCTCAATATCGACCATCAGATCGTTCATCGTGCAGTCCACACTGCCTGCCGTCCGCTCCCCGGTTCGACGACTCAAACCCTGTTGTGTTTTGAGGTGCCGTCCAGTACGGAATGGAGCATCGCTCAACCATTTCACCCTAACTGGCATGAGGATATCGAACATACCCTGGCCCGAAAGCTCGAGGCGCTTCAGTGTTATGAGATGGAGATGCGTCCGTGGCCTCATCCTCGTTCGTATCAAGGAGTCGAAGCTCTTGCCCGCTGGCGTGGTGCAAGTGTCGGGAAGCAGGCCGCTGAGGCGTTCGAGTTGTCACGGCTCGTCAGGTAA
- a CDS encoding glycosyltransferase, with translation MCDSRYMKKVQAVSKSWEALSQQIEGFTRDLLCSPSTRPPVDNRFPRISVIIPSYNQGQFLEMTLRSILNQEYPNTEIIVMDGGSTDGTLDVLKRYDRYVSYWVSEPDNGQAAAINRGMAMATGQLIGWQNSDDLYLPGFFHAVTEALRRNPDGDLFFGNVYLIDDQSRVYQESRFVPFALRELTCLGWNLSSQAVFIQRGLLARVGPLREDISVGFDWDWFIRVGQVVSRPVLLGRSGGCYRVHPASKLSTESAAKRAQIEQDIRRAHGIPSPEQKGKVSWQRTWFVLRRKCYRVLLYGRLPCSAWFRPLAVWGLKRVGIVCEGFA, from the coding sequence ATGTGCGACAGTAGGTATATGAAAAAGGTTCAAGCGGTCAGCAAGTCTTGGGAAGCACTGTCGCAACAAATAGAGGGTTTCACGAGGGATCTTCTCTGCTCGCCGAGTACTCGGCCACCTGTAGACAATCGGTTTCCCAGGATTTCAGTCATCATTCCTTCCTATAACCAGGGGCAATTTTTGGAAATGACCCTGCGGTCGATTTTGAACCAGGAGTATCCCAATACTGAAATTATCGTTATGGATGGGGGATCCACAGACGGTACTCTCGATGTGCTGAAAAGATATGACCGCTATGTGTCCTATTGGGTCAGCGAGCCAGATAACGGCCAGGCTGCAGCCATAAACAGGGGAATGGCGATGGCGACGGGCCAGTTGATTGGGTGGCAGAATTCAGATGATCTTTATCTCCCTGGATTCTTTCATGCGGTAACAGAGGCGTTGCGCAGAAATCCGGATGGCGACCTGTTTTTTGGCAATGTGTATTTAATTGATGATCAGAGCAGAGTGTATCAGGAGTCTCGCTTTGTGCCGTTTGCCTTGCGTGAACTGACTTGTCTCGGCTGGAATCTCTCGAGCCAGGCCGTTTTCATTCAGAGAGGCCTTCTGGCCAGGGTCGGACCTCTGCGCGAAGACATCTCGGTAGGGTTCGATTGGGACTGGTTCATCAGAGTTGGCCAAGTGGTTTCTCGACCCGTTCTGCTTGGCCGATCCGGCGGGTGCTATAGAGTCCATCCGGCTTCCAAGTTGTCGACGGAGTCAGCGGCAAAAAGGGCACAGATTGAACAGGATATTCGGCGTGCGCATGGCATTCCGTCTCCTGAGCAGAAGGGCAAAGTCTCCTGGCAGAGGACCTGGTTTGTGCTGAGGAGGAAGTGCTATAGGGTGCTCCTTTACGGCAGGTTGCCGTGTTCTGCCTGGTTCAGGCCCCTGGCTGTGTGGGGATTAAAACGCGTGGGCATTGTTTGCGAGGGATTTGCCTAA